A stretch of the Mycobacterium sp. ITM-2016-00317 genome encodes the following:
- a CDS encoding diguanylate cyclase domain-containing protein, with the protein MLSSPRGSSGSHLPGEVPRLRALGSYEILDTAAEESFDRLAALAAYVCEAPLALIGFVDATRLWVKSGHGLDITEIPRERSFCTQVVADTALMEIPDTHLDPRFDAAPVTFGGLRPRFYAGAPLVTDDGHALGTLSVMDLVPRVLTAAQRAHLQTLAEQVVGLLHLRGLPRHAPEHVRTPAAGTVLRDQQPMLAAVLQHTDVLVYAKDVDGRFVMANRALEIVTRARGSLVGGTDHDFFDADIADDYRRNDLQIMASRERRVFTEEVVHPDGSAHIYRSTKFPLFDDDGEVIGTGGVSTDVTELATARAAHAAAEQRWRTLVEQSPAAVVVIDDGGGLVYVNSEAVTLLGGQSAEQITATPGLAFVPERFRSLAQALLDKIVSGGILARAQRGSLLRMDGSEIVVEFNCTAIEHAGELSVQLEVRDVSAVAAAHAALKHSASTDPLTGALNRRAWDARVAARLAGADAVPMTVAVIDLDNFKAFNDTRGHTVGDALLQHFAAAAAAVIRSDDIFARWGGEEFIVALPATAPEQAETILNRLRRCVPFGQTCSVGYTAHLPADTLGDTVARADRALYDAKRRGRDQLWRR; encoded by the coding sequence ATGCTCTCGAGCCCGCGCGGGTCGTCCGGGAGTCATCTTCCCGGCGAGGTTCCGCGTCTTCGGGCACTGGGCTCCTACGAGATCCTCGACACCGCTGCCGAGGAGTCGTTCGACCGGTTGGCCGCGCTCGCGGCATATGTGTGCGAGGCGCCGCTCGCGCTCATCGGCTTCGTCGACGCGACCCGGCTGTGGGTCAAATCCGGCCACGGCCTCGACATCACCGAGATCCCCCGCGAGCGGTCGTTCTGTACCCAGGTCGTCGCCGACACGGCGCTGATGGAAATCCCTGACACACACCTCGACCCGCGCTTCGACGCAGCGCCGGTGACTTTCGGCGGTCTGCGCCCGCGGTTCTACGCCGGGGCCCCGCTGGTCACCGACGACGGGCACGCGCTGGGCACCCTGTCCGTGATGGACCTCGTGCCCCGGGTTCTGACCGCCGCCCAGCGCGCGCACCTGCAGACGCTGGCCGAGCAGGTGGTGGGCCTGCTGCACCTGCGCGGCCTGCCGCGGCACGCCCCCGAGCACGTCCGCACGCCCGCGGCCGGGACGGTGTTGCGCGATCAGCAGCCGATGCTGGCGGCGGTACTGCAGCACACCGACGTGCTGGTGTACGCCAAGGACGTCGACGGCCGGTTCGTGATGGCCAACCGCGCGCTCGAAATCGTCACCCGGGCCCGGGGATCATTGGTCGGCGGGACCGACCACGACTTCTTCGATGCCGACATCGCCGACGACTACCGGCGCAACGACCTGCAGATCATGGCCAGCCGGGAGCGGCGGGTGTTCACCGAGGAGGTCGTGCACCCGGACGGATCCGCGCACATCTACCGCTCGACGAAATTTCCGCTGTTCGACGACGACGGGGAGGTCATCGGCACCGGCGGGGTGTCCACCGACGTGACCGAGCTGGCCACCGCGCGCGCCGCGCACGCGGCGGCCGAACAGCGGTGGCGCACCCTGGTCGAGCAGTCACCCGCTGCGGTCGTCGTCATCGACGACGGCGGCGGACTGGTCTACGTCAACAGCGAAGCCGTCACGCTGCTCGGCGGACAGAGCGCCGAGCAGATCACCGCGACGCCCGGTCTGGCCTTCGTGCCGGAGCGCTTCCGGTCGCTCGCCCAGGCGCTGCTCGACAAGATCGTCTCCGGCGGCATCCTGGCCCGCGCCCAGCGTGGGTCGCTGCTGCGGATGGACGGCAGCGAGATCGTCGTCGAGTTCAACTGCACGGCGATCGAACACGCCGGTGAGCTCAGTGTGCAGCTGGAGGTCCGCGACGTGTCCGCGGTCGCGGCCGCGCACGCGGCGCTGAAACACTCCGCGTCCACCGATCCGCTGACCGGCGCGCTGAACCGGCGCGCCTGGGACGCCCGGGTCGCGGCACGGCTCGCCGGCGCCGACGCCGTCCCGATGACCGTGGCGGTCATCGATCTGGACAACTTCAAGGCGTTCAACGACACCCGCGGCCACACGGTGGGCGACGCGCTGCTGCAGCACTTCGCCGCCGCCGCGGCGGCGGTGATCCGCAGTGACGACATCTTCGCGCGCTGGGGCGGAGAAGAGTTCATCGTGGCGCTGCCGGCCACCGCGCCGGAGCAGGCGGAGACGATCCTGAACCGGTTGCGCCGCTGCGTGCCCTTCGGTCAGACGTGCTCGGTCGGCTACACCGCCCACCTGCCTGCGGACACGTTGGGCGACACCGTCGCCCGTGCGGACCGGGCGCTCTACGACGCCAAGCGCCGGGGCCGCGACCAGCTGTGGCGGCGCTAG